A genomic region of Methylobacterium durans contains the following coding sequences:
- a CDS encoding pseudouridine-5'-phosphate glycosidase, giving the protein MSHPLIDLASDVQAALASRVPVVALESTIITHGMPYPQNVETARDVEAVVQQNGAVPATIAVIDGRIRVGLPDDVLDWLGTATDILKLSRADLPYAVAARRHGSTTVAATMICAHLAGIRVFATGGIGGVHRGVEATLDISADLDELARTPVAVVCAGAKAILDLPRTLEYLETRGVPVVSYGTDRFPAFWSRDSGLPSPLRLDTPEAIAELLRTKEELGLGGGVLVANPVPPADEIPAAEIAGLIETALAQAAAAGVTSKAVTPFLLSRILALTGGRSLATNIALVRNNAALAARLAVTLQVSTRQPSDHAAA; this is encoded by the coding sequence TCGAATCCACGATCATCACCCACGGCATGCCCTATCCGCAGAACGTCGAGACGGCGCGCGACGTGGAGGCCGTGGTGCAGCAGAACGGGGCAGTGCCGGCCACCATCGCGGTCATCGACGGCCGCATCCGCGTCGGTTTGCCCGACGACGTCCTAGATTGGCTCGGCACGGCGACGGACATCCTGAAGCTGAGCCGGGCAGATCTGCCCTACGCCGTGGCGGCCCGGCGGCACGGGTCCACCACGGTCGCGGCGACCATGATCTGCGCGCACTTGGCCGGCATCCGGGTCTTTGCCACAGGCGGCATCGGCGGCGTCCACCGCGGCGTGGAGGCGACGCTCGACATCTCGGCAGACCTCGACGAGCTCGCCCGCACGCCGGTGGCGGTCGTCTGCGCTGGTGCCAAGGCGATCCTCGATCTACCCCGCACCCTGGAGTATCTGGAGACGCGCGGTGTCCCGGTCGTGAGTTACGGCACCGATCGCTTCCCCGCCTTCTGGAGCCGCGACAGCGGGCTGCCCTCGCCGCTGCGGCTCGACACACCGGAGGCGATCGCCGAGTTGCTGCGGACCAAGGAGGAACTAGGCTTAGGCGGTGGCGTCCTCGTGGCGAACCCGGTGCCGCCGGCTGACGAGATCCCCGCGGCGGAGATCGCTGGGTTGATCGAGACTGCCCTTGCTCAGGCTGCTGCGGCCGGGGTCACTAGCAAGGCGGTGACGCCCTTCCTGCTCTCCCGCATCCTCGCGCTGACAGGCGGCCGCAGCCTCGCCACCAACATCGCCCTCGTGAGGAACAACGCGGCGCTCGCTGCCCGCCTCGCGGTGACGCTTCAGGTATCGACCAGGCAGCCTTCGGATCATGCTGCGGCATGA
- a CDS encoding DUF1127 domain-containing protein, protein MLTSITRAVHLWRERRRAYQELAALDDRLLEDIGLCRHELAEHCARLWR, encoded by the coding sequence ATGCTGACCTCGATCACCCGAGCCGTTCACCTCTGGCGCGAACGGCGCAGAGCGTATCAGGAACTCGCGGCGCTCGATGACCGCCTGCTCGAGGACATCGGCCTGTGCCGCCATGAGCTGGCCGAGCACTGCGCCCGCCTCTGGAGATGA
- a CDS encoding DUF1127 domain-containing protein: MLASITHAFYLWRERRRAYQELVALDDRLLEDIGLCRYELAEHCARLWR, encoded by the coding sequence ATGTTGGCCTCAATCACCCACGCCTTTTATCTCTGGCGCGAACGGCGCAGAGCGTATCAGGAGCTCGTGGCGCTCGATGACCGCCTGCTCGAAGACATCGGCCTGTGCCGCTATGAACTGGCCGAGCACTGCGCCCGCCTCTGGAGGTAA
- a CDS encoding IS3 family transposase (programmed frameshift) — MVSFNDPPRAERVEVITSVQRRRHWTTQEKVRLVEETYLPGQSVSLVARRHGLNANQLFTWRRLMARGALTAAGAGEEVVPASELRAALQQIRELQRLLGKKTLETEILREAMEPGRRPQKVAAAHDLVAGGRPVSAVASALGLSRPHLASSRQTAPARKPIARRGRPPAPDAELLGAIQALIADLPTYGYRRVHALLRRQAERDGRPAPNVKRVYRVMKAHDLLLQRHAGGAETRRHEGKVAVAVRNTRWCSDGLEIAAENGERVRVAFALDCCDREAMSYVATTAGITGEDVRDLMVAAVEHRFGPVNQLPSLIEWLTDNGSCYLARDTRRFARDLGLVPKTTPLESPQSNGMAEAFVRTLKRDYVRVSILPDAESVLRQLPVWLAHYNDLHPHRALGYRSPREFIARSTQETVSGL; from the exons ATGGTGAGTTTTAACGATCCGCCCCGCGCCGAGCGCGTCGAGGTGATCACCTCCGTCCAGCGCCGGCGGCACTGGACCACGCAGGAGAAGGTGCGCCTCGTCGAGGAGACGTATCTGCCCGGCCAGTCTGTCTCGCTCGTCGCCCGCCGCCACGGGCTGAACGCCAACCAGCTGTTCACGTGGCGTCGGCTGATGGCGCGCGGCGCCCTCACGGCCGCCGGGGCCGGCGAGGAGGTGGTGCCAGCCTCCGAGCTTCGCGCTGCCCTGCAGCAGATCCGCGAGCTACAGCGGCTCCTGGGCAAGAAGACGCTGGAAACCGAGATCTTGCGCGAGGCGATGGAGC CGGGTCGCCGCCCCCAAAAAGTTGCCGCTGCGCATGACCTCGTGGCTGGGGGACGGCCGGTGAGCGCGGTGGCTTCGGCTTTGGGCTTATCGCGCCCGCACCTCGCCTCCTCCCGGCAGACGGCCCCCGCCCGGAAGCCCATAGCGCGACGCGGTCGTCCGCCTGCACCCGACGCCGAGCTGCTCGGCGCGATCCAGGCGCTCATCGCGGATCTGCCGACCTACGGCTATCGGCGCGTCCACGCCCTCTTGCGCCGGCAGGCCGAGCGGGACGGCCGGCCTGCGCCGAACGTGAAGCGCGTCTACCGAGTCATGAAGGCGCACGACCTCCTGCTTCAGCGACACGCGGGCGGAGCCGAGACGCGCCGTCATGAGGGCAAGGTGGCGGTGGCCGTCCGCAACACGCGCTGGTGCTCGGACGGGCTAGAGATCGCGGCGGAGAACGGTGAGAGGGTGCGGGTCGCCTTCGCGCTCGACTGCTGTGACCGGGAGGCGATGAGCTACGTGGCAACCACGGCGGGCATCACGGGCGAGGACGTCCGCGACCTGATGGTGGCGGCCGTCGAGCATCGCTTCGGGCCAGTCAACCAGCTGCCGAGCCTGATCGAGTGGCTGACCGACAACGGCAGCTGCTACTTGGCCCGCGACACGCGCCGCTTCGCTCGCGACCTCGGATTGGTGCCGAAAACGACGCCGCTGGAGAGCCCTCAGAGTAATGGCATGGCCGAGGCGTTCGTGCGGACCTTGAAGCGCGACTACGTGCGCGTCTCGATCCTGCCGGATGCTGAAAGCGTGCTGCGCCAGCTTCCCGTTTGGCTGGCGCACTACAACGACCTTCACCCTCATCGCGCGCTGGGCTACCGCTCGCCGCGCGAGTTCATCGCCCGATCAACCCAGGAGACCGTGTCCGGTCTTTAG
- a CDS encoding IS256 family transposase, with protein MTDDRVALIEALQKADDGNFLRSLAETVLQILMEADVEGLIGAGRYERTGERSTYRNGYRERSLDTRLGSLNLKIPKLRTGSYFPGFLEPRRTVEKALVAVIQEAWIAGVSTRRVDDLVQAMGLSGISKSSVSKLCKEIDERVNAFLTRPLSGAWPYLWLDATYLKVREGGRIVSVAAIVAVAVDTEGRREIVGLHIGPSEAEVFWTDFLRSLVKRGLSGVQLVISDAHEGLKAAIRRMLKATWQRCRVHWTRNALAYVPRTQQTMVAAGLRHAFQQPDQDAARAALQHLGEQLHNRWPKLKVFIEATCEDVLAYLTFPLQHRAKLHSTNPLERLNKEIKRRADVVGIFPNTDSIQRLIGAVLLEANDEWQLQHRYMQIEGMAGFAPALIEESVTTLPPQAA; from the coding sequence ATGACCGACGACAGAGTGGCACTGATCGAGGCGCTGCAGAAGGCTGACGACGGCAACTTCCTGCGCTCGTTGGCCGAGACGGTCCTGCAGATCCTGATGGAGGCCGACGTGGAGGGCCTGATCGGCGCGGGCCGCTACGAGCGCACAGGCGAACGCAGCACCTACCGCAACGGCTATCGCGAGCGCAGCCTCGACACACGGCTCGGCTCGCTCAACCTGAAGATCCCCAAGCTGCGGACCGGCAGCTACTTCCCCGGCTTCCTGGAGCCGCGCCGCACGGTCGAGAAGGCGCTGGTCGCCGTGATCCAGGAGGCGTGGATCGCCGGCGTCTCGACCCGGCGCGTGGACGACTTGGTGCAGGCCATGGGCCTGTCGGGCATCTCCAAGTCCTCCGTGTCGAAGCTGTGCAAGGAGATCGACGAGCGCGTGAACGCCTTCCTGACGCGCCCTCTCTCGGGTGCGTGGCCCTATCTCTGGCTCGATGCCACCTACCTGAAGGTGCGCGAGGGCGGTCGCATCGTCTCGGTGGCCGCCATAGTCGCCGTCGCGGTGGACACCGAAGGCCGGCGCGAGATCGTCGGCCTGCACATCGGTCCCTCCGAGGCCGAGGTGTTCTGGACAGACTTTCTGCGGAGCTTGGTCAAGCGCGGGCTCTCGGGCGTGCAGCTCGTCATCTCGGATGCCCACGAGGGGCTCAAGGCGGCCATCCGCCGGATGCTGAAGGCGACCTGGCAACGCTGCCGCGTTCATTGGACCCGGAACGCGCTGGCTTACGTGCCGCGCACCCAGCAGACCATGGTGGCTGCCGGCCTGCGCCACGCCTTCCAGCAGCCCGATCAGGACGCCGCCCGGGCCGCCCTTCAGCACCTGGGCGAGCAACTGCACAACCGCTGGCCGAAGCTGAAGGTCTTCATCGAGGCCACGTGCGAGGACGTGCTGGCCTACCTGACTTTCCCGCTCCAGCATCGGGCCAAGCTTCACAGCACGAACCCGCTGGAACGCCTCAACAAGGAGATCAAGCGGCGCGCCGATGTGGTCGGCATCTTCCCCAACACGGACTCGATCCAACGCCTGATCGGTGCGGTGCTTCTGGAGGCCAACGACGAGTGGCAGCTTCAGCACCGCTATATGCAGATCGAGGGCATGGCCGGGTTTGCTCCGGCGTTGATCGAGGAGAGCGTCACGACACTTCCACCACAGGCTGCCTGA
- a CDS encoding IS1182 family transposase: MAKVFRSWDVDQGWLLPPSLHEFVPPGHRAHFVRDTVREALDLSAILDTYTEERGYPPYHPGMMVALLLYGYSRGLYSSRQLARACEERVDVMAVTGLNRPDFRTIAEFRKRHLVALSDLFVQVLRLCRAAGLVEFAHVAVDGTKLKANASRHKAMSYGRMKTAEPALAAEVDAWLERAREADAAEDQAHGAGRRGDETPDWMADKQRRLEAIRAAKAALEAEAADPPDPEDENGPGASSGMRWQGRPLRGDDGSPPDRAQRNFTDPDSRILPTRDGFVQGYNGQIAVDAAHQVIVAHRLVTNSADYRALVPLVDGVRAHLRRKPREVSGDAGFANEANLVALKERGITGYLAPGRARHGEADAAGRRRLTKMPLMSAMAARLKRAGRRSRYRLRKQVVEPVFGQIKQARGFRQFLMRGLEQVRGEWAMICTAHNLLKLAQADR; this comes from the coding sequence ATGGCCAAGGTGTTTCGCTCCTGGGACGTCGATCAGGGCTGGCTGCTGCCGCCCTCGCTGCACGAGTTCGTGCCACCCGGGCACAGGGCGCACTTCGTGCGCGACACGGTGCGCGAGGCGCTCGACCTCTCGGCCATTCTCGACACCTACACCGAGGAGCGCGGCTACCCGCCCTACCATCCGGGCATGATGGTGGCGCTCCTGCTCTACGGCTACAGCCGAGGCCTGTACTCCTCGCGCCAGCTCGCCCGCGCCTGCGAGGAGCGGGTCGATGTCATGGCGGTGACCGGCCTGAACCGGCCCGACTTCCGAACCATCGCCGAGTTCCGCAAGCGCCACCTCGTGGCCCTGTCGGACCTGTTCGTGCAGGTGCTGCGCCTGTGTCGGGCGGCCGGTCTCGTCGAGTTCGCTCACGTGGCGGTGGATGGCACCAAGCTGAAGGCAAACGCCTCACGCCACAAAGCGATGAGCTACGGGCGGATGAAGACGGCCGAGCCGGCCCTGGCGGCCGAGGTGGACGCTTGGCTGGAGCGAGCGCGCGAGGCTGACGCGGCGGAGGATCAGGCTCATGGTGCCGGCCGTCGGGGCGACGAAACGCCGGACTGGATGGCCGACAAGCAGCGACGGCTGGAAGCAATCCGCGCCGCCAAGGCCGCGCTGGAAGCGGAGGCCGCAGATCCGCCCGATCCGGAGGACGAGAACGGGCCGGGTGCCTCGTCGGGCATGCGCTGGCAGGGTCGGCCACTGCGCGGTGACGACGGCAGTCCGCCCGACCGGGCGCAGCGCAACTTCACCGACCCGGACAGCCGGATCCTGCCCACGCGCGACGGCTTCGTGCAGGGCTACAACGGTCAGATCGCGGTCGACGCCGCGCATCAGGTGATCGTCGCGCACCGCCTCGTGACCAACTCGGCCGACTACCGCGCCCTCGTGCCGCTTGTAGACGGGGTCCGCGCTCATCTCAGGCGCAAGCCGCGGGAGGTCTCGGGCGATGCCGGGTTTGCCAACGAGGCGAACCTCGTCGCGCTCAAGGAGCGGGGCATTACGGGCTACCTCGCTCCGGGCCGGGCGCGACACGGCGAGGCGGATGCGGCCGGCCGCCGGAGGCTGACCAAGATGCCGTTGATGAGCGCGATGGCCGCCCGCCTAAAACGGGCTGGCCGCCGCAGTCGCTATCGCCTCAGGAAGCAGGTGGTTGAGCCGGTGTTCGGGCAGATCAAGCAGGCCCGAGGCTTCCGACAGTTCCTGATGAGAGGGCTTGAGCAGGTCCGGGGCGAGTGGGCGATGATCTGCACCGCCCACAACCTCCTGAAGCTGGCACAGGCCGACCGTTGA